The region GGTGAGACAAACCACCGACCTTGCTTTTAGAGGAACATTATAAGCAAGCTAAACCTAGAAATCCTACTCTATCTGATTTGGTATATGCCAGTTTCTAAATATTCAACATAATCAAAAGTTGTTGTACACAACAGTGCTATCatagctaaaactaaaatcatatgaaaaacattttagttgcttaaaataaatggaaaaatgaatggaaataaaataatatatataagaagctagttgccaaggcaatatttctcttttttttttagatgcagattattagattatttatttatttatttatttatttaatttagattaattTAATGTACTGAAATAACtacaatttgaataaaaatgaataaaatctatacagacatttgtttacatttttttttttaaacttaaatttacaaaaacaaacaaaattactaaaatttttaagattaatatgaatatgtaaaatataaaaataaattaatttgaaatatttataaaaagtataatagtgcattctgtcgtctgattgattctttttttattaagtaaaagTCCTTTTAGTGTAATTATACAAACATTCACCTTCAGCTCATGATTCATGTGTCTTTTTACAGAGAAATctgatttttataaagtaaatgtaaGAATAACTTTGATATTGTTAGTAAGATTTCaaaatgaacacttactggTCTGAAGAAACTTAGGTTTACTTGGTCATCCAGATATCATTTCTCAGAAAAAAGTGAATATGATCACCAAGCTTTTGAGGAACGTTTATCTGTTCTtatctctcaatcatcattggattgcattgcattatatgttttgattatttaaatctcATCTCACgaagacatattattggagatatagagtgacgaatgatatttatataattttatgcaAGTATCTGCTATACTGGTAGAAACatctttttgtccatataaaatcatcatcggcaccaaattgcatatttttgctcagtttgggcctcagaatcaaaaaattaaagtgattttttttttttttctccatattcTCGCTTTATcatactatatgagccataaaagcctgatgtataaAATTTCACTTCAATAAACTGTGAAATTTAACCACTTGTTATTGAGGTTTTATCTGTCAAACCAGTAGATGCATTTAAATGAAGTATGAAAAGAGCTGAAGCAAGTGTTGAATGATTTAGATTTGGATGAGTGTCAAAGGCGTGTCATATGTCTGATCGGATATAATCCTTGGTTTATAATGGTTTATATGAGCCCAGCTCACAGCCCTCACGTTTGTGTTTGTGACTCcagagacgtgtgtgtgtgtgtgtgtgtgactgcgGGGTGCCTCAGTCTGTGACTGTGGGAGAGATTTGAGGCTTTAGTTTCACACAGGTCAGGTTTCTGACCTGAATGACTTTAAAACACGCTGACACTTTCGACCTTGCCATAGAATAACTTGATATCATCTGTTTTGTGCTTTAATAGCGCTCCTTTTCCTTAATTACATCACATTATTAGAGGCTATTACAGTTGCTCATGCTTATAAACCTCTAACAGTGAGTATTAAATGAGTGACTCGTATTTGAGACGGCTTAAGCTAAAAGGTATCTTGAGACGTCTCATTCCACGCTGTCTGCACTCACAAGTGTGCTTTAGTGCGTTATCTAGTGCTATTCAAAGtgctattttttaaaaagtgttattGCTTTAATAATTCAGTGAACTAAATTAGCGTAAAAATTGACAACGTTCTGTGTTGATCTATAGGTGATCCCACCAGTGCAGATGGTGTGGCCATGGACCATGGAAAGGTACGTATGCTGAATGcattagttttaattgtttacctatttattttattattgttcaaatagttgatatattaaaaattacatggtaaataaatgtacagtgccttgtgaaagtattcataccccttcatttttttcacgttttgttGCTGctttatgttaaactgctttaaatgactttttccccacatcaatctacactccatacactatgattgtaatgcaaaaaacaggtttttaacatctttgcaaatttattaaaaataaaaaactaaaatgattccattgcataagtattcatacccttatctgggacagttgaactttagctcaggagcattcatattgcttgtatATGTTACTACACTTTGAGTGAAGTTAatctgtggcaaattcaattgaatgggtatgatttggaaaggcacacacgtcttaataaaaggtctaacagctgataatgcatatcagagcaaaaaccaagccctgaaGTCCAAAgaactgcctgtagagctcagaaacaggtttgcgTCAAGCCACAGATCTGAGGAAAAGTTCTGaaaaaattctgcttcattgaagtttcacagaagcatgtagtctctgttacccttaatggaagcagtttgaaacaaccaggacccttcctagagctggactcctggccaaactgagcaactgatggagagaagggctttggttagagtgATGACCAAGAActtgatggtcactctagttgagctccatgatcatatatgcagatgggagaaacctacagaaggacaaacatcactgcaaaacTCCACCGATCTGTGCTGATgtgtggccaaactcaatcctctcctcagtgaagacacatgaaaacacacttggaatttacaaaaaagcaactaaaggaccctcagactctgaGAAACGAGATtttctggtctgatgaaccttaataccaagcatcatgtttgaaggaaaccagctctgctcatcagCTGCAGAGTagcatcccaaaagtaaagtgtgctggtagcagtctcatgctgtggggctgtttttcatcATCAGGGACTGAAGGACCCGTCAGAGtggaagaaaagctcaatgcaccaaaaatattgagagagccttaatgaaaacccagtccagagcattcagaacctcagactgggcagaaggttcaccttccaacaggacaatgaccctaagcacagcaagagtggcttatagacaactctgtgaatgtccttgagtgacCCAACCACAGCCTgggcttgaacccaatcaaatatttctgtagaaacctgaaaatgtgtacccccatccaacctgacaaatGAGAGGTGAAGAGtgaggagaagaatggcagataatagCCAAATGATGATGAGCTaagcttgtcgcatcaaacaaaaagGACTTGAGACtataaaggtgcttcagctaaatatttagttcagggtatgaatacttatgcaatgtacttatttcagtttaaaaaaataaataaaaattttaagaagttgtgacaattctgtttttgctttgtcagtaTATcaatttgattgattttattttatattttttatttataaggaGTACATTTGTATAGTTTTATTGATAGACTGATTGATTAGAGAGTATATTTACAGCTTTTACTGAgtgtttaacattttattgattaattgattgattattatttgtatttattgagagtgcatttatagttttattgattggattaatttttttatgtatagagtacatttacagttttgcttgtttgtgttgtttatttattatagacAATGGATTCGtaggattttatttttgtttatagaGACTACACTTATCTATTTTTAATCATAGAGATTGCATtcataaagtattttatttttttattttatttatatagttaaatttatttattaattttagagAGCGGATTTTATTTATAGAgagtgcatttattcattttatttatttattacgaATTCAACATATGTCGTCATTTTTAAGTTAGCCTTTAAAGCTAATAGCTTTTACTTAAAATGTTTGATTGGTCACtgatattcatttcactttctcTCTAATTTTTACTCAGCCTGTGGATTTCAGTTGGAATAAACATGCCGAAAAGAAGTTCGAGTTCGAAGACCATTTCCTCATTTCCTGTATCCGTTCTAAGAAGGATCCGCAAATACTGGAGTTCTTCAAACTCCTGTCCTTGTGTCACACCGTCATGGTGGAGCATAAAGGGGGTGAGGAGACCAACACGATCATTATCTGCTGACATTATGCAATAATAAACCATTCACACAGTAATGCGAGCATGTTTGCTTTCATCTCGGAATTATTTAGCTTTCTTAATCCTACTTTGTGTACTATCTGATCAAATGAGCCAAAAGAACATTCATGTACTGCAAAAGTTCATTCATGTATGCATATTTTCTCTGTGTTCAGATGAACTGGTGTACCAGGCCGCGTCTCCTGATGAGGGAGCTCTGGTCTCGGCCGCGCGCAACTTTGGGTTCGTGTTCCTGTCTCGAACACAGGACACCATCACCATCTTGGAGATGGACCATGAGGAGACCTACGAGATGCTCGCTCTGCTCGACTTCAACAGCGACCGGAAACGCATGTCCATCATCTGTGAGTCCGGCTCTTTCCGttcttcacttcctgtctgtcAGTCGCCGTCGTCTGTTTCTAactcttgtgtgtgtttgtgtgtagtgAGATTTCCAGATGGTAGAATCCGTCTGTACTGTAAGGGCGCAGACACTGTGATCTACCAGCGACTGGATGCCAATAGCAAGAATAAAGAAACCACGCAAGAAGCTCTGGATGTGAGTACCAGTGCAATTAATAAAACCATTAGCATATGTTAATGAGGTTCAGCATGCCATTGtaaattaaagggacagttcggcccaaaaataacagttttgtcATGacgttattttttttcccattgaATGCAAAGAATTTTTAGAGAATGTTTAATGGagaatttttaaattacatttaaaatttttaaatgtgtcaagctccaaaaagtaGAAGAAACACTATAAAATAGCATAAAAGGACTCCGTGTGACTGTAATAAAAGCAGGGTTATTATatttaactaaaaccattaaaaaaaaaaaaaaaaattgaaataaaatgaactttaactggaataaaatcaaatataaaacaacttAAACTTGTTTAGCAAGgcatcatttctcattttcatttagtttaacctgATGCACTAAAACgtaaaactgaactaaaaattaataaaactaataaaacacaaaacaaaaacataagaaaatgctaaaattaaaatgaaaacagaaaaactataatagtatctcattGGTACTAAAATAATCCAGTCTCAATTGACATAGGATTGCTTTTTGTGAAGAACAGACTGTGAAGTTGATGCACCATGTCAGATTTGATGGCATTGACGCCAATGATAACTTAATAATTCAGGTTTCATTTTACTGACATATTATAGtcaaaggtttttacagaggggattTTGGATCTCTCTTTTTATTACTCAATAAATCAGCAAGtattgtcaaaaaaaaagacattttcaccacgtttttaggaataaaattaggaaaattatatataaacaaacccctcagtaaaaacTTTTAGAATGTAGAtagaaataaaactgtaaattttgGTGTATGTATGTGTTGCTGAAGTTGAGAAAAAACTCCTTTAAACAAAAATGGCCTTTAAAGATATGTATTctaaatgaaatgcaaataatatgcaataataaAATCGAATTATATGTGTacaaacccctcagtaaaaaccttcagaatacatttaggaataaaactgtacattATGGTGTATGTATGAGCAGCTGAAGTTGAGAAaaaactcaatttaaaaaacGACCTTTACAGATATGTATTGCAGTTGAAAAGCAAATAATGTGCGATTTAATAAAATcgaattatatatgaacaaacccctcagtaaaaaccttcagaatacatataggaataaaactgcatattttgGTGTATGTACGTCCTGCTGAAGTtaagaaaaaactcattttgagaaacagcaattaaaaattatgtattgtaattgaattctacagatgcaaatagataaaTTGCAATAGGataaacaattaaatgttttctttcctCTTTTCTGAAACAGCACATTATTAAAAGCCAAATAGCCCAAAATCTCTCATATATATTCCTGTGGTGTCTTGCCTTAAAGTAGAACAATAGCATGGATTGTGTGCTAAACGGTTGTATTTTTCTTTCAGATCTTTGCGAACGAGACTCTGCGAACTCTGTGTCTCTGCTATAAGGACATCAGTCAGGCGGAGTATGACGCCTGGTCTCAGAAACACCAGGCTGCCAGCATTTCGATGGGGGACCGTGAGGAGGCTCTGGACGTGGTGTACGAAGAGATCGAGAAAAACCTTCTGGTAGGGAAATAAGAAAGGAAAATCAGTATTCATTTCAGGGACGTGACTAGTGATAAATTGATATATTAGTCAGGCTCATTAACCTGCCAGTGTTTGGCTAATTACTACTGGCTGATAACAGTTTCTTTGGATAAAACGGTCTGCTAAAAAGTCTGAGAATAATGTAATATGCTTAATGTTAAAATCTTTTCAAGTAAATTTCAGGTTGATagtgtttaaattaataatttaaattttgattAATGATAGTGTTAAACAATGATAGTGTTTAATCAAATTTCAGCAACTTTGTGAATGTCTGATTTGTTaaattgtacaaaaatattttatatcaaatGGTTTGCCTTTGAGATATGTTATGTAAAGTTTGTTAATATTAGAAAAtctatatttcatattaaattgAAAGAGCTAATAAACCTAACCTATTATATTATGTAtgaaatatctaaaatatattttatattgcattatacATGTAGTATTACACTTTTGGTATATTACTCATCCTACAAGATATGTGCTAGAATctatattcttaattaaaaagtcatattaaatttataaaaaataataaataaataaatattatattttgtactATATATTTAGTATATCAACCAGCTTGCCAGATATAGTTGTTTCTTAAATTTGGAAAATCTATATATCATATTAAATTTGTTAATGTGCTAATCATTCAGTTAGCTCATTCAATGTGTTAATAAAACCTTTTATacttgtataaaaatgtattgtgtattttatattatgtatttagtAATGCACTTTTATATTagatttctctctctgtctctctctctctgtctctctcactctgtctctgtctctctctttaaatatatgtgtgtgtgtgtgtgtgtgtgtgtgtgtgtttgatgaatgtgtcatttatatttattgtttcagCTGATTGGAGCAACAGCCATTGAAGATAAACTTCAGGACGGTGTTCCAGAAACCATCGCAAAACTGGCCAAAGCTGACATCAAGATCTGGGTTCTGACCGGAGACAAGAAAGGTGAGTGATGATcgtgaaatattgttattttaagtgAGGTTTGATTTCTAATGGGATTTGGTTTGTCTCATACTCAGAGACCGCTGAGAACATCGGCTACTCCTGCCAGCTGCTGACCGAAGACATGAAGGTCCACTACGGAGAAGACGTGAAGTAAGCGTGTCTGCTGACGTCTGTGAATGTGTCAGTGGGTTGAGATTGAGCGTCTGGTTTCTGACTCTCTTGTTGTCTCTCTCTCAGTGTTCAGCTGAGGAACAGACAGACCCAAAGGCGCAACGACCCTCAAGGACGCAATAAGAAGCTGAAGGAGACGTTTTTCACACAGTCTGGCAAGAACGCGCTCGTCATCACTGGAGGCTGGCTGGTGCGTTCATCAAACACTGATCGacttaacaataacaataatataatatttataattttaaagtcTGTTCAAGTAAATTTTAAGTTGATATTGTCTaaactaatttaatttcaggaggctaaagtgttaaaaaaatattggcaTTATATCAATTGTTGTGATAtgtttcttttgcatatttctTCAAATTTCTACAACCTTTGAAAACTGGAGcaacgatgctgaaaatacagctttgcatcacaggaataaattacattttaacatattcacatagaattCACATATTTTTCAAAGTTAAATAATGTTTGACATTgctactatttttactgtatttttgatcaaataaatcagGGGTGCAAACTTGTCACCTTTCGGCGAAATTCGCCGTTTTCACCTTGAAATAGGTCATTCACGTGAATTGTGTAGATctgtaaagaaaatgttaatggggggggggggggggtgtatCTGCGTGTCATCTGTGTCACGTCACCTGTAGCGTTTTTTCCCCTGTTTCGCCCTACTCTGGTTGGTTGAGGGAAAGGACATTAaggtaagccaatcagaggcaatCTCACTCCTGAAGCATAACTTTTAGACGCTGCAGGCAGCTATACATATTTCCAGAGGCTACGTAAAACGTGTAGGAACAAGCTAACGGCAAGCAACTTATGACCGAATGAAGAATGTGCatcagtgtgttttttcttttttccgttttatttcatttatgaaggtgatgtaaactgaataattatatattctattacaattatataataatattgtgtgtaggctatgtaacttatatagttttcattttattaatttcgaCAACTTTACAGACACTGCCTTTGGCTGCATCCATTGCATCCGACACGTTTTTTCACGGACACGCCGCCAAATCGGAAACTCTGGGCTTAAAGAAAATTTCGAGTTTCCCACTCGTAATAACGACTTTGTGGTGGCGTTCATGTGCGTTCAACTCGTACATGTATCTGACATGACTGTAACAGCCTATTTCAAGACGGAGAAACACCTCGCGTTTAGCCCGTCAGCCACTTCAATAATTCGAGTGCTGAAATAAAGATTTACAGTGGTTTATTTGCCCTGACTAAGTTCATGTATCTTAACAACAGTCCTTGTTGAGTTGTCGCTCAAACGTCTTTTAATCAAGTTGTTTATCCTTGAatggtgcactgcaaaaaatgatttgagaatgtttttgtcttgtttctagtccaaatatctaaaaattcttaaatcaaaaagcattttctagacaagtcttgttttcagaaaaaaaattgtcaaaattaagtgagtttttccttaaaacaagcaaaataatcttatttcaaaccgaaaacaagattattttgacttattttttttctggaaaaaaaaaataatttgatttaagaattattagatatttggactggaaacaagacagaaaaatgtaagaaaagcatttttagcaGTGTGTAACATTTTCTCCCTATAAAGCACTTTGACTTGCCATTGTGTGTGAAATGTGCTATGTGAATTATGTCAATTAACTTGCCCTTAGTTTTaacacacctgtgtgtgtgtgtgtgtgtgtgtgtgtgtgtgtgtgtgtttgggggggttgtcacctttttcacccctgacgagtttgcacccctgataaatgcagccttggtgagcagaagagacaaaaaacatttaaaaaaaaaaatctcgaATGGTAGCGTAatgttcaaatttaaattttaaaaataaaaaaagttttttttcctgGTATAATTTTGCTGGACAacaaattttattaacaaacaaacaaaaatgaatgaatgaataaataaataaaacaagtaaaatatgGACATTGTCCTGCAGTTATTGTTGCAGAAACAATTTGCatggaaataaaatgttaaaatacaatacattggcattatataataatttctatTCTCACAGAAGACTTTTACATATTGGCTTCATTATTACCTTTAAAATGGACATAAATAAAGTTCATCAGGGCATCAGGAGATGAATAGAAGATGTTCAAGCCTTGAAGTTAGAAACTAAAAACTAAAGATCTCCATCTATTAATTGAAACTGCTGTGTGGTTTCTGTGCAGAATGAGATTCTGtacgagaagaagaagaagcggCGTCGCTTGCGTCTGAAGAAGCTCAGGAAGCGGCACACAAACTCCAGCAACCCTTCGGACAGCAACCAGCCCGTGGACGACTGGGAGAAGGAGAAGAGACAGGAGGACTTCGTGGACATGGCGTGCGAATGCAGCGCGGTGATCTGCTGCCGCGTCACGCCCAAACAGAAGGCCAACGTGGTCAGTCTGGTCAAACGCTACAAGAAAGCCGTGACCCTGTCCATCGGCGACGGAGCCAATGACGTCAACATGATCAAGAGTGCGTGAGAGCTCAATCTGATATTTTACTGTTATTCAGATACTATTATagtgattaataatatttacaattaggatttattgttttatattttgttatcgTGTTAATTTTcaggttttagtaattttgtttgtttttgtcatctTTGTAAGTTTCTTTTAAAcatcagttttattattatttatttcagttttattttgagttattttagtactgcaagttaaactaaacataaattaaatatgttgtttaggcaactagctgaaataagaTTTTAGTTTAGCTTAGCTTTGCTTAGTACAGTTGTTATGTGGatttaattagttttagttaacaataataaccctgatcCAGACAATATTCAGAGAATCAACTcgttttattcatattaaataaatgatttatttatttaataaataaattaaataccaCCACCCCAACCCCCCAGGtttttatttgtcattattttgtccaggattttattttattttatttttgaattaaatttttctgTTATGATTACAATTTTAGTATAAAGTTTTAGTACtttagttttgtgtttttgtcattttcatgttttttatttattttagtacttagtTAAACTAAACTAAGTTTCtagcttttttaaaatgtcttatttcagttttggttattttagtacttgaagtaaagtcaaataaaaatgagaaatatttccTCACCAACTAGCTGACATCtagtttacattttgtattttatttttattcaagtaATATGGATGtagttctatttttattttagatccAGACAATGACCAGTGAACTTTTATCCCAAGTATTAATTCTTTTTAAGAGTTTTCTCAAGAGTTTGAAAGTGCAGTTGCACAGCTAACTTCTGGTTCCCCTGCTCCTGTGCAGCTGCGGACATCGGTGTGGGCATCAGCGGTCAGGAGGGGATGCAGGCTGTGATGTCCAGCGATTACGCCTTTGCTCAGTTTCGTTTCCTGGAGCGCCTCCTGCTGGTCCACGGACGCTGGTCCTACATCCGCATGTGCAAATTCCTGCGCTACTTCTTCTACAAGAACTTCGCCTTCACCCTGGTGCACTTCTGGTTCTCCTTCTTCAACGGATTTTCCTCTCAGGTAAGAGAGAGGTTTACAGAGTTGATTTACAGATGTTTTGAATGCTTTAAGGGTGTATTGTCACAATACTGGAATTTCTAACTAAAATGCTGAAATTCAGTAGCATTCTCAATACCACGGGGAAAAATTGCCTCAACATAAAATTTCAACAGTATTTAGGTTAATTAGCTTTTTACCTTAATCAAAGTATTTTCCTATCATTGAAACTCTTGTCTGAAATTCAggctttttaataataataataataataacatttattttactatgcaattgttttacaatagtaatatatttctgtcttagaaataataataattattattaagactTATTTTACTATGCAATTGttttacaatagtaatatatttctgtcttaGAAAAAgtagaataataaatataaatacaacaaaagtattataatcattattgttaaaaatgtattatttaatatattttgtagttGTATTACAAGTActgttttagtagtagtagtagtagtagtagtagtaataataataataattattattaataatatttctaagacagaaatatattactattctAATGCAAGGTCTACCTgctgtaaaacaaaatgaatattttgtaataagtatattaaatatttaacttttcaCATGTTTATTTTAGCAAGAGGTTAactcaagcttttattttggtggaaaactgCAGGGAAGTCTTTTAAGTTTCTCTGACAGTAGGGTTACAATCACTTGTCATTACAAATCGAGTGAAATGCTGTAATCATCTGTCCAAAAAAAGATGGAAATTATGCGAAATGTGAAAATATAGAGTATCTGGGGCGCTTTGTGTTAAACTCACAGCACATGCATTTACTGTGAatcttgtttttaaagaagtgaatgttgtgtgtgttttgtagacGGCATATGAAGACTGGTTCATCACGCTGTACAACGTCTGCTACAGCAGTCTGCCTGTTCTCCTCGTCGGCCTTCTGGATCAGGTATCACTTCATTACCAGCTGTAATCTGTGCTAAAGTCACCATCAAATCCAAACTGACACGTTTGCTCCTGTAGGATGTGAACGACAAACTGAGTTTGCGCTTCCCGAAGCTGTATCTCCCGGGGCAGCAAGGAGCGCTGTTCAACTACAAGAACTTCTTCATCAGCTTGTTCCACGGCATCTTCACGTCCCTCGTGATCTTCTTCATCCCGTACGGCGCCTTCCTGCAGACCATGGGACAGGACGGTGAGGCTCCATCCGATTACCAGTCCTTCGCTGTGGTCGCAGCTTCATCGCTCATCATCACCGTCAACCTGCAGGTGCCCGATTGCTCCATCTTGATCACGTGACAGCATCTCCTTTCATTCTAGGCTGTGACTGATTCAGTACTCAGAAGAGGCTCTTGTCACTGATCTAATGTGATCTTGTTTCTTGTCTCTCCAGATTTCGTTAAACACCTCCTACTGGACGTTCGTTAACTGTTTCGCGGTGCTCGGCAGTATAGCCATTTACTTCGGCATCATGTTTGACATCCACAGCGCAGGAATCCACGTCATTTTCCCAACCACCTTCACTTTCACAGGTGGGTGATAAAGTTGTACTAACTTTTATTGCATATCTATTGATAGATTTCATACTTTTCATAATTCCAAAATGCTTCAAAATGAAGAATAAAAGCAGTCCATGCAACTTTTTGCGCTAATATCCAGGTCTTTAGCTTTATATGAGGAGGATTTCCTTGACACATGATTCACATGACATATTATATGTTAGgctttttacactgtaaaaagtgctaagttgacttaacttaataattttaaggcaacgggtttcctcggtttttttaagtaaataattaaaaaaaaaaaaaaaaaattaagtgaacttgacaattcacttaactttatttttaaaattatcatttacttgaTAAAGGCAatggttttttttaagttaagtcaattaCATGATATTCGTGTTTTTATAAGAATATAATTCAAAAGCTGCAGAATTAAATAATCCTTTTGTCCTATTGACTTAAAATAATGGGCAAGAGAAGGCAGGCTTTTCAAAGAATTgaagaaaattaataataatttttgttatatattttaatatattaatgtaaattaCAGTCAAAAcgaattgatcaaaaatgcataaataactattaaaaatgttgcATTCAAAAGAAATTTAagcttgtttaattttttttttttatatgcatttgATAACATTTTGAGGGTTCT is a window of Onychostoma macrolepis isolate SWU-2019 chromosome 21, ASM1243209v1, whole genome shotgun sequence DNA encoding:
- the atp8b1 gene encoding phospholipid-transporting ATPase IC; translation: MSARARAASQGSLEEPDDEVVPYSDDETDEELQSEDDLDRSEDQLPEPEARPAPAAEPSWTIRANDREYCNQPQFKKKVFLCIKKSKYSGNAIKTYKYNFFTFLPLNLYEQFKRAANLYFLCLLILQIIPEISTLPWYTTLVPLVLVLGITAIKDLVDDLARHRMDKEINNRKCDVLLNGRFGETRWMNLQVGDVVRLKKNDFIPADILLLSSSNPNSLCYVETAELDGETNLKFKMGLKVTDERLQEENQLARFNALIMCEEPNNRLDKFVGTMIWDSKSYPLDLDNMLLRGCKIRNTDECHGLVIFAGNDTKIMRNGGKTRFKRTLIDKLMNYMVYTIFVMLVLICSGLAIGHTYWYESIGSKAWYLFDGLDHPSSYRGFLSFWGYIIILNTMVPISLYVSVEVIRLGQSKFINWDLQMYYADKDTPAKARTTTLNEQLGQIEYIFSDKTGTLTQNIMAFKKCNITGRTYGDPTSADGVAMDHGKPVDFSWNKHAEKKFEFEDHFLISCIRSKKDPQILEFFKLLSLCHTVMVEHKGDELVYQAASPDEGALVSAARNFGFVFLSRTQDTITILEMDHEETYEMLALLDFNSDRKRMSIILRFPDGRIRLYCKGADTVIYQRLDANSKNKETTQEALDIFANETLRTLCLCYKDISQAEYDAWSQKHQAASISMGDREEALDVVYEEIEKNLLLIGATAIEDKLQDGVPETIAKLAKADIKIWVLTGDKKETAENIGYSCQLLTEDMKVHYGEDVNVQLRNRQTQRRNDPQGRNKKLKETFFTQSGKNALVITGGWLNEILYEKKKKRRRLRLKKLRKRHTNSSNPSDSNQPVDDWEKEKRQEDFVDMACECSAVICCRVTPKQKANVVSLVKRYKKAVTLSIGDGANDVNMIKTADIGVGISGQEGMQAVMSSDYAFAQFRFLERLLLVHGRWSYIRMCKFLRYFFYKNFAFTLVHFWFSFFNGFSSQTAYEDWFITLYNVCYSSLPVLLVGLLDQDVNDKLSLRFPKLYLPGQQGALFNYKNFFISLFHGIFTSLVIFFIPYGAFLQTMGQDGEAPSDYQSFAVVAASSLIITVNLQISLNTSYWTFVNCFAVLGSIAIYFGIMFDIHSAGIHVIFPTTFTFTGAASNALRQPYLWLTIILTVGICLLPVICIQFVYQTVCPSVGDKVQRNRKKYELQDDEEERKKRKPTFQRGGLSRRSAYAFSHSRGYADLIASGRSIRQRPRVRPELRESIREVPQAENI